aaaatgtaaagtcgTCAgactttttcaattaaaaatgcaTAGAAGTAAAAACAAACCGGCAAAGAACGAGTTTTAAAAGattagaaaaaacaaaaaattgagttCAAAAACATTGAGAAAAATTGAAGTCAAAAACAGTTCATGAAAATAACTTTGATTTTGACCACTTTTAATCACTTCTCTGCAGAAACAACCTTCACATTAGCACTCACTGAACTAAAGTCTACTGTCGTTGAAAATTTGCCCATTAAACTTTGCAGCCTAAGAAGGGCAAGTTGGGCTTCCGTACACGCCTGGAAAAAAAACAGTGATGTACTTATGTCTAATGCATTATATCATTACACctaatattacgtcacaacttTCTATTAAATGATAAGTTGTCACCTGATCGTCTCCCTGAGAACATTTTTCCTGGAAAGCTTTGTATTCGGTAAATGTGCTATCGAGTGTATCTTCTAACatctttaatttttgatttacgATGGATGCTATGGAATTTGTTAGCGAATTAACGCTTGCACCTCCTGTTCCGTCATCAGCTTCGTCACTGGCGGAATAGGAGCAGGACAAAAATGGAAGTTAAAccaaatttaaaaagattttgcaaTATCATGCTTTGGCTGTCGTTTTAGCTGCGAGTTTTGCCCAAAATTTTCCATTGTATCCGAAACTgtatttgagcattttttgccaattaAGCAGTTTCTTTTTCCCTTGCTGGCGAAGCAGTGTTTGTTTTCGCAAGTTTGAAAACATGGTTTGTGGAAGTATGAGTACAAAAGTATCGTAAACAtgctaaaaagtgtttttgagTTAACGTCATATTTTTAGAACcccaaattttacaaaaactaaacaatattttacttaCCCATCTGCTTCATCTGCTTCATCTGCTTTGccttaaacaaaacaaaaataattttaaataattttttaattttattgcttaaaaaagttttaaacctATAAGACGTAGTTCATAGAAAGATTTAGCACttattaagttttatttcaaagaaaatccTACACCAGTAAGTAACTGTCAGTAACTGTCATCAGTAAGTACTTTAATTAAGTAAGATGGAATTTTAAGTATTACTAACTGCTTTTAATAAGTTGGGCCGCTGCTTCCCCGGTCTTTTGCGAATCTTGCTTCGAACTGGTTGCATTTGTTTTGACAAGATTGCTTGCTTTGGCAGACTGAACTTTCGTAGTTGCTTTTGTGGTGTTTTGCTTGGCGAGGTTGCTTTTCAAGCTAGCTGCTGACCCAGTAGTAACTCCAATAGCACTGCGTTTCAAATATATTTAGTCAAACTCGAATGAAACGTGTTTTGTTTATAGCCAAATTTCACTACAATGACGTTGAAGTATTttgcattattattattttttactaaTTTTGTGCTCACTAAAAGTTGCATTAACCACATACCTCGAGATTATGCTCGCGAGGTGCTGGAATTTAGCTTTGTCTTGAGCctggaaagtttgtaaaaCACAAAAGTACAGTTACAAGATCTAGCACAAAGTTTCCAAGCTCAACTGCGACACATAATTAGTTGAAATCATAAATCAATTTGCAGTTataatgataaataatttgttCGGACTTAAGGCAAATGGCCACTTAAGACATTACCGTCCCGGCAACTTTAGACAGGTCAGCTTGGATAGCCTTCAGCTGCTCTTGTCGAACCGCTGCTGTTTcgttattgttttttaattcattCATAATTGACATGATTTGCATAAAGCAGGCCTGTGAAGTATTGAATGCAATTTTGTAATACCTTTGCAACATAGCTTATAATATCTAAAGATCTTTCTAGTTGTTTTAGTGCAATATACGGTAGGTTTAAGACTGGAGTGATTGAGTTTAAAAACCTTTGTAGTAATTTGTGCTCATCCAGGATATTTCATGAAAAACCTTCAGAAGtgtagaaccttttgcaactTACCGCAAAGTTTGAATTAGTCGAACCATTGCAATGTGTTTGCTCCAGAAATTTCGTGACGTTTATTGCTGAAATGTTGGCATCAATGTTGGGTTTCTGCTTGGCCAATTTTGGGCTGTCATCTTCAGCGAAAAGTCCTAGTACATCTGTGATAAAATTCTGGTGGTAAAGTTTAGAATTTGAAATGGCTTTAACACCGAGCAATTTatagaaacattttaacacaattacagttttttaaagaACGAAAGATTTACCGAGTGAGtttttatgatgtaataactttcctaataaaaaaattttacatcaTAAAATAGATTCCGCATTTGGAGCAAAGCGCTTGTTGTGCGATTAAAAGGTGAAGTATTAATGAATTAGCAAACGAACCTTGAACCCTGTATAAACGCTTATACAAAGCTATTGTATATTTGAAAGAAGCAGAAACATGGTGTCAACGCTAATAATCTCGTAGCCTATGCATATGACAAAAACTTAACCTAATATTGTTTACTGCTTATTGATCTGATCTATTAACTAATCATCAACTTAGCATAGTAAAAGTATAGTAAAAGAGTACATAATGTCCAAATCTCCTACCGTGTGAATTAAGTCCATTTTCGTCTCTGTCGCTGTACAAATTGAACAAGTTCATTATTAATTTTTGGAATCACAATACATTTTATTATGAATAGGTCATAACAGAGTTGTAAGTTGGGCCGGGCTTTGCGGGTTCGggttcgggtttgggttcggaTTCGggttcgggtttgggttcggaTTCGGGTTCGGGTTCGGgcttaagtttgaaaaaaattggacCAGATTCGGGTCTAAATATAAAATCTCACTCTGTCGCATTTGTGTCGTAACTTTACTTTGTTACGCGAATTTGCCGCAGAACGCAACTTAGAAAGTGACGCAAGTCAACGAATGTCATCAAAAGATGAACTTGATTCATTCAGTATATTTAACGTTCGAGCCTAATTCGaacgcaaaaaaattttcgGGTTGAGTTCGTGCTTGTATTTTCGGCTTCGGCTTAATAACATAAGTCCCGTTTACAACTCTGAGTCATCATTATAATTGACTAAAAcgattttcacaataaaagtCAATCAATTAAGACACAGTTACTGTACGTTTAAACTTTTGCAACCTTgcttttaacttaaaaacacCAAAAGTAACTTATTAACGTTTCGTAATAGCAAAAAAGTAGTTTCagatttcaaaatatatttttataatatatgTGTTTTTACCACAAGGACTTACTTGTCGTAGTATCCAGTTGATACAAGTGCGCATAGTGCCAAAATAGCAACTCTAAACATTATCGCTGATTTCATTATCGTAAATTTCTCTGTTCAAGTCTGACAAGCTAACAGTGATACTTCTACTAACACACAGAAAAGTGTAATGACAGTTTTAGAAGCTGCATGGGCTAATAAGTAACTTTCCTGATCCTTATGTTTTGCTTTCCATAAAGATCCTATACTTCGCATAACTTCCAGATTATCTCCTGCCTGTTTAAAAGGGAAACACTTGATCGAGCTCGACTCTCTTGCGGCTTTCATAAAACTCTCGAACGTCTGCATTGACAAACTAAGAAAATCTGGATTCGCCAGGAAGTTGTGCGAGCATTGAGAGAGGCCTTTGAggaaaaaacaacatattgCTGTTCAAATGCTTATGGGAGCATCATCCTTTTTGAAGGCATCTTTTGCTGTCCGCTTGAAGCACcttaatttg
The Clavelina lepadiformis chromosome 4, kaClaLepa1.1, whole genome shotgun sequence DNA segment above includes these coding regions:
- the LOC143452743 gene encoding uncharacterized protein LOC143452743 isoform X3; protein product: MKSAIMFRVAILALCALVSTGYYDNDRDENGLNSHDVLGLFAEDDSPKLAKQKPNIDANISAINVTKFLEQTHCNGSTNSNFAACFMQIMSIMNELKNNNETAAVRQEQLKAIQADLSKVAGTAQDKAKFQHLASIISSAIGVTTGSAASLKSNLAKQNTTKATTKVQSAKASNLVKTNATSSKQDSQKTGEAAAQLIKSSKADEADGDEADDGTGGASVNSLTNSIASIVNQKLKMLEDTLDSTFTEYKAFQEKCSQGDDQACTEAQLALLRLQSLMGKFSTTVDFSSNLLKKLSDVNRNIISNIRDTEPQEENTRM
- the LOC143452743 gene encoding uncharacterized protein LOC143452743 isoform X2, translated to MKSAIMFRVAILALCVLASAGCYDNDRDENGLNSHDVLGLFAEDDSPKLAKQKPNIDANISAINVTKFLEQTHCNGSTNSNFAACFMQIMSIMNELKNNNETAAVRQEQLKAIQADLSKVAGTAQDKAKFQHLASIISSAIGVTTGSAASLKSNLAKQNTTKATTKVQSAKASNLVKTNATSSKQDSQKTGEAAAQLIKSSKADEADEADGDEADDGTGGASVNSLTNSIASIVNQKLKMLEDTLDSTFTEYKAFQEKCSQGDDQACTEAQLALLRLQSLMGKFSTTVDFSSNLLKKLSDVNRNIISNIRDTEPQEENTRM
- the LOC143452743 gene encoding uncharacterized protein LOC143452743 isoform X1 — encoded protein: MKSAIMFRVAILALCALVSTGYYDNDRDENGLNSHDVLGLFAEDDSPKLAKQKPNIDANISAINVTKFLEQTHCNGSTNSNFAACFMQIMSIMNELKNNNETAAVRQEQLKAIQADLSKVAGTAQDKAKFQHLASIISSAIGVTTGSAASLKSNLAKQNTTKATTKVQSAKASNLVKTNATSSKQDSQKTGEAAAQLIKSSKADEADEADGDEADDGTGGASVNSLTNSIASIVNQKLKMLEDTLDSTFTEYKAFQEKCSQGDDQACTEAQLALLRLQSLMGKFSTTVDFSSNLLKKLSDVNRNIISNIRDTEPQEENTRM